The Natronolimnobius baerhuensis DNA segment GGTTCGATTGTCGGGTTCAGCGAGGTCGTTCAGGCCACACCGAGCGTTTCCTCGGCCTCGAGCAGTTCGTGATACCGGTTGCGGATGGTGACTTCGGAGATATCCGCAACGTCGGAGACGGCAGCCTGCGTGGTCTTTTCGTTGGTCAGCAGGGCTGCGGCGTAGACGGCAGCAGCCGCGAGACCAACCGGCGACTTGCCCGAGTGGACGCCCTTTTCTTTGGCGTTCTGGAGCAGGCTGCGAGCGCGGTGTTCTGCTTCATCCGAGAGGTCGAGACCCGACGCGAAGCGTGGGACGTAGCTCTCTGGGTCAGCGGGCTGGACCTCGAGGCCGAGTTCGCGGACGACATAGCGGTAGGTGCGAGCAATCTCGTTTTTCTCGACACGGGAGACGTCGGCGATTTCGTCGAGACTCCGAGGGACGCCAGCCTGACGCGCGGCGGCGTAGACACACGAGGTCGAGACACCTTCGATGGAGCGGCCGGGCAGGAGGTCCTCGTCGAGTGCGCGGCGGTAGATGACAGAAGCGGTTTCGCGGACGTTGTTCGGGAGTCCGAGTGCGCTCGCCATGCGGTCGATTTCGCCGAGTGCCTGTTTCAGGTTGCGCTCTTTGGAGTCGCGGGTACGGAAGCGCTCGTTCCACTTGCGCAGGCGCTGCATCTTCTCACGCTGGCGCGAGCCAAGCGAGTTGCCGTAGGCGTCTTTGTTGCGCCAGTCGATGTTCGTCGAGAGACCCTTGTCGTGCATCGTGTTCGTCGTCGGTGCACCGACACGGGACTTTTCGTTCTTCTCGGCGGCGTCGAATGCGCGCCATTCGGGGCCGCGGTCGACGGAATCCTCTTCGACGACGAGGCCACAGTCTTCACAGACGGTTTCGCCGTGTTCGTCGTCAACGACGAGGTTACCCGCACATTCCGGGCAGGCAAGATCGTTCGATTCAGTTTCTGTCTCTTCGTCAGTCGATTCTCGTTCGGTACGCCGGACTCTTGTGTTCGATTGTGCGTTGGTCATGCGATGGCGAGTGCTGCCCGGACAGTCTGTAGCAAAAGTCCGGACGAAGTCGTTACCTACTGGATTCAAAGACTCCGCGTATAATGCTTTCGAAATTGAAGTCCGATACTCCATGAAAACCGGTAATTCGGCCAAAAAGGTATGAGAAAACATAACATTGATATATCGAAACACGACGGATCGTCACACCCAACTACCGACGCTCGCAACGAAACGCCATGCACGTCGCCGTCGGCAGCACGAACCCAGTGAAACTCGAGGCCGTCGAAGAAACCCTCGAGCGATTCGACCCGACTGTGACCGCGGTCGCAGTCGACTCCGGCATTCCGGAACAGCCCTGGTCGGTTGCAGAGACGATCACCGGAGCCGAAAACCGCGCTCGGCGGGCACTCACAGCGGACCCAGCAGACTACGGCGTTGGTCTCGAGGGTGGCGTCGCGCGCTTCGAGGAGACTCCAGGGCTATACCTGATCATGTGGGCCGCCGTCACCGATGGCGAGCGACTCGAGCGTGGTGGCGGGCCGTCGATTCGGCTGCCCGACCACATTGCCAACCGACTCGAGGATGGGCAGGAACTCGGACCAGTGATGGACGATGTCTGTAACACGAACGCCATTGCAGAGACCACCGGCGCAGCGGGTGTTCTCTCTGCTGACTTGCTCGACCGGGCCGGCGCACTTGGTGATGCACTCGCGTGCGCGTTTGGCCCCTTTCAGGTTGACCACTACGCCTACCAACTCGAGTAGCGCGCTCCGAAACCCTGTATTGGCGCGTTGAAACGGTCGCTGTGTGCGACGGTCACGAAATGGGATGAATTAACCGGCTGTACCAACACAGTGTTTCCCACCGATTATTACGTGATTACTTGGGTCGAAAATCGCATGACTGCGGCGGGTTAACCGCGCGTACCAAACCCCCTAAGAGTGTGTCCATCATGCGTTGGTGTATGAGCACCGCAATGGCACCCGAC contains these protein-coding regions:
- a CDS encoding DUF84 family protein is translated as MHVAVGSTNPVKLEAVEETLERFDPTVTAVAVDSGIPEQPWSVAETITGAENRARRALTADPADYGVGLEGGVARFEETPGLYLIMWAAVTDGERLERGGGPSIRLPDHIANRLEDGQELGPVMDDVCNTNAIAETTGAAGVLSADLLDRAGALGDALACAFGPFQVDHYAYQLE
- a CDS encoding transcription initiation factor IIB; this encodes MTNAQSNTRVRRTERESTDEETETESNDLACPECAGNLVVDDEHGETVCEDCGLVVEEDSVDRGPEWRAFDAAEKNEKSRVGAPTTNTMHDKGLSTNIDWRNKDAYGNSLGSRQREKMQRLRKWNERFRTRDSKERNLKQALGEIDRMASALGLPNNVRETASVIYRRALDEDLLPGRSIEGVSTSCVYAAARQAGVPRSLDEIADVSRVEKNEIARTYRYVVRELGLEVQPADPESYVPRFASGLDLSDEAEHRARSLLQNAKEKGVHSGKSPVGLAAAAVYAAALLTNEKTTQAAVSDVADISEVTIRNRYHELLEAEETLGVA